The following coding sequences are from one Gadus morhua chromosome 10, gadMor3.0, whole genome shotgun sequence window:
- the LOC115552734 gene encoding G2/M phase-specific E3 ubiquitin-protein ligase-like gives MDAIKNRRFFEGREDGKYLSFDSKAADGDEYFHVGRMVAMSIVHGGPGPRCFSENFYHYLVGKVKTIEAPIADVPDLDLRNVLLEIKNATTLEELLELNDKHASMLQTAGCYRCLRTLEDKEQVVNDYIQWYFTYRNHVSFQRFKDGLATLNLFNALEQHPSLFQPYMVYSAEDLKAETLEALFRPQMSPTGSSNRQEEERVLGYWLDYLIAVKYMQLF, from the exons ATGGACGCCATTAAAAACAGGCGTTTTTTTGAAGGCAGGGAAGATGGCAAATACCTGTCATTTGACAGCAAAG CTGCAGACGGTGATGAGTACTTCCATGTTGGAAGAATGGTGGCCATGTCCATTGTCCATGGTGGTCCAGGGCCTCGTTGCTTTTCCGAGAACTTCTACCACTACCTAGTGGGTAAGGTGAAGACTATTGAGGCCCCAATTGCAGACGTACCTGATCTTGATCTCAGGAATGTTCTCCTTGAG ATTAAGAATGCAACAACCTTGGAAGAACTCTTGGAACTTAACGATAAGCACGCTAGCATGCTTCAGACAGCAGGATGCTATCGATGCCTGAGGACACTGGAGGATAAGGAACAAGTTGTAAATGATTACATCCAGTGGTATTTCACCTACCGCAACCATGTTTCCTTCCAGAG GTTCAAGGACGGCCTGGCTACCCTGAACCTTTTCAATGCTCTGGAACAACATCCCTCCCTGTTCCAGCCTTACATGGTTTACAGCGCGGAAGACCTGAAAGCAGAGACTCTAGAGGCGCTGTTCCGTCCACAAATGAGCCCAACTGGTAGCTCAAAccgccaggaggaggagagagtgctTGGCTACTGGCTGGACTACTTAATCgctgtaaaat ACATGCAACTGTTTTAA